In Atopobium sp. oral taxon 416, the genomic stretch CCGTCGATTCCCTGATGAGGCTTGAGCTGCCGGCGGGCGTTGAGATTGAGATCAAGCTCTAACGGCTGTTCCATATAACCAGGCAGGAGAGAGGATCTTCCACAGGCTGGGAGATCCTCTTTTTTGGTGCTGGTACACGCGCCCTAGCATCTGTTGATTTTCTCACTTTAAATGCGTATATATTGTGAAACTCACAGATTGAGTGTAAAGTAAAAAAGCTGCTGCTAGGGGACCTCTGTGTCAAGTCTCGCTGCAGCGTGAGAAGAGGATGTAGTCCGCTGGGGAGGACGTTAGTGTACGTCTTTTGGGTCCCATGACTACCGAAGGGTAAGGATTGAGTATGGTCACTACGATTCTCGGCCGTAAGCTGGGAATGACGCAGATCTTCGACGAGGATGACAACTTCGTCCCGGTCACCGTTGTTCTCGCTGGTCCCTGCACCGTCTCTCAGGTGAAGACTAAAGGCACTGACGGCTATGAAGCCGTTCAGATCGGCTTTGGCGACATCAAGGACAAGAAGGTCAACAAGCCTATGTCCGGCCACTTTGAGAAGGCAGGTGTCAAACCGATGCGCTATCTGCACGAAGTGCGCGTAGACGACGCAAGCCAGTACACCGCTGGCGATCAGGTTACCGTCAAGGACTTCGCCGATGTGAAGGCTGTCGACGTAACCGGAACTTCTAAGGGCAAGGGTTTCCAGGGTACCGTCAAGCGCTGGAACTTCTCACGCGGACCTATGGCCCACGGTTCTCGCAACCAGCGTGAGCCGGGCTCCATCGGCCAGTGTGCGTATCCCGCACGTGTCCGCTTAGGCCTTCATATGTCAGGCCACATGGGCGATGAGCGCGTCACGGTCAAAAATCTCAAGCTTGTGCGTGTTGACGCTGAGCAAAATCTGATGCTCATAAAGGGCGCTGTCCCCGGCGGCAAGAACGCTTTAGTTTCTATCCGTATGGCCTAAGGCCAAAACGCCACTTTAGGCTAATAAGGAGGACAGGATGTCCCGCATTGATATAAAGAATATGGCAGGAGAGAAGGTTGATGCTGCAGATCTTGCAGAGGCAGTCTTCAGCGTTGAGCCGAATATCCCTGTAATCCATCACGTTGTGGTGTGCCAGGCAGCATCCCGCCGCCAGGGCACCCATTCTACCAAGAACCGCTCAGCCGTCTCTGGCGGCGGCGTCAAGCCGTTCCGTCAGAAGGGCACCGGCCGCGCCCGTCAGGGCACCATCCGCGCACCGCAGATGAACGGCGGTGGCGTAGTCTTCGGGCCGACCCCGCGCTCACATGAGCGTCGCGTGAACCGCAAAGAGGTCAAGCTCGCACTTCGCGGCGTGCTCTCCGGTAAGGTGAAGGACTCCGAGCTCGTGCTCGTCGACGAGTTCAAGTTTGACAAGCCTTCCACCAGGCAGGCTAAAGAGACCCTCGCAAAGCTCGGTCTTGCTGACAAGCGTGTCACCCTCGTCGTAAACGACGAGGACGTAAACACCTATCTGTCATTCCGCAATCTGCCCAAGGTAGTAGTCATTGGTCAGACGGAGGCGAATGCGGAGTATCTTATCGACAACGATGCTCTCGTAATGCCTGTGGATGTCGCAAAGCATTTCGAGGAGGTGCTCGCGTAAGATGGACTCTCAGTACAATGTGCTCGTCCGCCCGGTGATCTCCGAGCGTTCATTTGACCAGATGGAACAGGGGAAGTATACCTTCGAGGTCGCTCCGAAGGTCCCGAAAGAGGAGATCAAGGGTGCGGTCCAGAAGCTCTTCAATGTCCATGTGGTGAAGGTCAACACCCTGTGGGTCAAGCCGAAGACCAAGCGTGTCCGCTATCAGCCCGGCCAGACCCGCACCTGGAAGAAGGCTATCGTCACCCTAAAAGAGGGAGAGACGATCGAGCTTTTCTCCAACCAGCAGAAGCAGGACGACGATTCAGCGTCTGAGTAGGTAATGATGCCCTCAGATATACTTGGGGGCTCAATGTTTGGTGCCGTATAGATACGCGCGGTACCGTGGTAATCCGGTGTCAGCATGCTTTGAGGCATGAAGCCTCATTCCCTTAAGTGTGTTGGCCAACGGAACAGAAGGGAACAAGAGTTATGGCTGTAAGGCACTTAAAGCCAACAAGCGCAGGCAAGCGCTTCCAGACGGTATATGACTTCAAGGACATTACCGTTAAAAAGCCCGAGAAGGCACTTCTCGAGCCACTGCCAAAGAAAGCCGGACGCAACAGCTTCGGCCGTATTACGACCCGTCACCAGGGCGGCGGACACAAGCGTCAGTATCGTGTTATCGATTTCAAGCGCCGCAAGGACGATGTCCCGGCAAAGGTCGCCGCAATCGAGTATGACCCGAACCGCTCCGCTCGCATCGCCCTGTTGCACTATGCGGATGG encodes the following:
- the rplD gene encoding 50S ribosomal protein L4, which produces MSRIDIKNMAGEKVDAADLAEAVFSVEPNIPVIHHVVVCQAASRRQGTHSTKNRSAVSGGGVKPFRQKGTGRARQGTIRAPQMNGGGVVFGPTPRSHERRVNRKEVKLALRGVLSGKVKDSELVLVDEFKFDKPSTRQAKETLAKLGLADKRVTLVVNDEDVNTYLSFRNLPKVVVIGQTEANAEYLIDNDALVMPVDVAKHFEEVLA
- the rplC gene encoding 50S ribosomal protein L3, which produces MVTTILGRKLGMTQIFDEDDNFVPVTVVLAGPCTVSQVKTKGTDGYEAVQIGFGDIKDKKVNKPMSGHFEKAGVKPMRYLHEVRVDDASQYTAGDQVTVKDFADVKAVDVTGTSKGKGFQGTVKRWNFSRGPMAHGSRNQREPGSIGQCAYPARVRLGLHMSGHMGDERVTVKNLKLVRVDAEQNLMLIKGAVPGGKNALVSIRMA
- the rplW gene encoding 50S ribosomal protein L23; protein product: MDSQYNVLVRPVISERSFDQMEQGKYTFEVAPKVPKEEIKGAVQKLFNVHVVKVNTLWVKPKTKRVRYQPGQTRTWKKAIVTLKEGETIELFSNQQKQDDDSASE